One region of Oncorhynchus mykiss isolate Arlee chromosome 8, USDA_OmykA_1.1, whole genome shotgun sequence genomic DNA includes:
- the nol7 gene encoding nucleolar protein 7 encodes MHKMLVEKEVQPHRRSGLMTYRPKMAKKLLRKSPSSSNKFNSANMTDDFQLHLDSSDDDAPEEVTFEESKASALRSMKNALETSKREKDLLKEKRRKRQELFQEQKKRRLLPAHILEEIDTAPAKKQKLPGDQAESNHEEASCSWEEGREGSKEGYEKETKKGFKGNIRSLKGNYSVMRVADQSSTNSQQQTAMDFIQARLYGPGSQRTTNNELLSLENKRGPNKSAAMQFVNKKWGTEKKAKAEKLKKQWIQKQKVPSS; translated from the exons atgcataAAATGTTGGTTGAAAAAGAAGTTCAACCTCACCGAAGAAGTGGATTGATGACGTATCGACCTAAAATGGCGAAAAAACTGCTTAGGAAATCTCCTTCGTCCTCAAATAAATTCAATAGTGCAAACATGACGGATGATTTTCAATTACATCTCGACTCAAGCGACGACGACGCTCCAGAAGAGGTGACCTTCGAAGAGTCAAAGGCTTCTGCTCTACGGAGCATGAAAAATGCGTTGGAGACATCCAAAAG AGAAAAGGATTTGCTCAAAGAAAAGCGAAGGAAAAGACAGGAACTGTTTCAAGAACAGAAG AAAAGAAGACTTCTCCCTGCACATATTCTGGAAGAAATTGACACAGCTCCAGCAAA AAAACAGAAGCTACCTGGAGATCAAG CTGAAAGCAACCATGAAGAGGCAAGCTGTTCATGGGAGGAGGGGCGCGAAGGATCGAAAGAAGGGTATGAGAAAGAGACGAAGAAAGGATTCAAAGGAAATATCCGGAG TCTGAAGGGTAACTACAGCGTAATGAGGGTGGCGGACCAATCTTCAACCAACTCCCAACAGCAGACAGCCATGGATTTTATACAGGCCAGACTGTATGGCCCGGGAAGTCAGAGGACGACAA ACAATGAACTTCTCTCCCTTGAAAATAAGAGAGGCCCAAATAAAAGTGCGGCCATGCAGTTTGTGAATAAGAAATGGG GCACAGAGAAGAAAGCAAAGGCGGAGAAGTTGAAGAAGCAATGGATTCAGAAACAGAAGGTTCCCTCAAGCTGA